Proteins from one Lachnospiraceae bacterium KGMB03038 genomic window:
- a CDS encoding energy-coupling factor transporter ATPase — protein sequence MSIKIEHLNYIYSPGTAYERQALKDICLELPHGEFVGIIGHTGSGKSTLIQHLNGLIKATSGKIYYNGEDIYQEGYDMKALRSQVGLVFQYPEHQLFEVDVMTDVCFGPKNLGLGPEECKERALEALRLVGLKEKYYKSSPFELSGGQKRRAAIAGVLAMHPKVLVLDEPTAGLDPKGRDDILDQIAYLHQETDMTVILVSHSMEDIAKYADRIVVMNQGEVLYNDTPRKVFAHYQELEQVGLAAPQVTYIMHDLKEKGFPVSVHVTTVQEAADEIMKALEREA from the coding sequence ATGTCAATTAAAATAGAGCATTTGAATTATATATACAGTCCTGGGACGGCGTATGAAAGACAGGCGCTCAAAGACATCTGCCTGGAGCTTCCCCATGGAGAATTTGTTGGGATCATCGGCCATACGGGTTCCGGGAAATCTACATTGATCCAGCATTTGAACGGGCTGATCAAGGCCACCAGCGGGAAGATCTATTATAATGGAGAGGACATTTACCAGGAAGGGTACGATATGAAGGCTTTGAGAAGCCAGGTGGGCCTGGTCTTCCAGTATCCAGAGCATCAGTTGTTTGAAGTGGACGTGATGACGGATGTGTGCTTTGGCCCTAAGAATCTGGGACTTGGCCCGGAAGAATGTAAGGAACGGGCGCTGGAGGCCCTGCGGCTGGTGGGCCTGAAGGAGAAATATTATAAATCTTCGCCTTTTGAATTATCGGGAGGCCAGAAACGGCGGGCCGCCATAGCGGGAGTCCTGGCTATGCATCCTAAGGTGCTGGTCCTGGATGAACCGACAGCCGGACTGGACCCTAAGGGAAGAGACGATATCCTGGATCAGATCGCATATCTCCATCAGGAGACGGATATGACGGTGATCCTGGTTTCCCACAGCATGGAAGATATCGCCAAATACGCCGACCGTATCGTGGTGATGAACCAGGGAGAGGTTCTTTATAATGATACGCCCCGGAAAGTATTTGCCCACTATCAGGAACTGGAACAGGTGGGGCTTGCGGCGCCCCAGGTAACTTATATCATGCATGATCTAAAGGAAAAAGGATTTCCGGTCAGCGTTCATGTAACTACGGTACAGGAAGCGGCAGATGAGATCATGAAAGCACTGGAGAGGGAAGCATGA
- a CDS encoding energy-coupling factor transporter ATPase encodes MDRQTDMVQAEQLIFEYEKRDEEGNVIGASRAIDKVDLDVKEGQFIAILGHNGSGKSTLAKHINAILVPTEGTIWVDGKDTKDPEELWNVRQSAGMVFQNPDNQIIGTVVEEDVGFGPENLGVPTDEIWQRVEESLKAVGMLSYRHHSPNKLSGGQKQRVAIAGVVAMEPKCIVLDEPTAMLDPMGRKEVLKTVQKLREQKQVTVILITHYMEEVVDADRIYVMDHGHVVMEGTPREIFSRVEELKNYRLDVPQVTILADELKKRGLDLPAGILKKEELVEALCQLK; translated from the coding sequence ATGGATAGACAGACGGATATGGTGCAGGCAGAACAACTGATATTCGAGTATGAGAAACGGGATGAAGAAGGCAACGTGATCGGCGCTTCCCGTGCCATTGACAAGGTGGATCTGGATGTGAAAGAAGGACAGTTTATTGCCATCTTAGGCCACAATGGTTCTGGAAAATCTACGCTGGCAAAGCATATAAACGCCATTCTTGTGCCAACAGAGGGAACAATCTGGGTAGATGGAAAGGATACGAAAGATCCGGAGGAATTGTGGAATGTGCGCCAAAGCGCCGGTATGGTCTTTCAAAATCCAGATAACCAGATCATTGGTACTGTAGTGGAAGAGGATGTGGGGTTTGGACCGGAAAATCTGGGAGTCCCTACGGATGAGATCTGGCAGAGAGTGGAGGAAAGTCTAAAAGCGGTGGGTATGCTTTCTTACCGCCATCATTCTCCTAACAAATTGTCAGGAGGGCAGAAACAGCGGGTGGCCATTGCCGGGGTTGTAGCTATGGAACCAAAGTGTATTGTTTTGGACGAGCCTACCGCAATGCTGGATCCTATGGGACGCAAAGAAGTCCTTAAAACCGTACAGAAACTGCGGGAGCAAAAACAGGTAACAGTGATTCTGATCACTCACTATATGGAAGAAGTGGTGGATGCGGATAGAATTTATGTAATGGATCACGGGCATGTTGTCATGGAGGGAACGCCAAGAGAGATATTCTCAAGAGTAGAGGAACTAAAAAACTACCGGCTGGACGTGCCTCAGGTGACGATCCTGGCGGATGAACTTAAGAAACGGGGACTGGATCTCCCGGCAGGGATCTTGAAAAAGGAAGAATTGGTGGAAGCATTATGTCAATTAAAATAG
- a CDS encoding DMT family transporter, whose translation MERFYQNTAVRVILALVCCALWGSAFPCVKIGYEMFQVTGAGSQILFAGCRFFLAGVLTFLMACLLERRVVRIKRSSVPYVFGQGVLQTTIQYVCFYIGLSNTTGSKGSVINASNAFFSIIMAHFLLKSEKITWRKALGCVVGFAGVIVINLAPGAWGSGFHLAGEGLILLCSFAYGTSSVTLKMISDKESPAAITAYQLLFGGALLILIGVMTGGRVGHFTLKSAALLFYLALLSTIAFTLWAELLKYNPVGRVAVFGFSIPVFGVALSALLLGEDIFRFQNLAALVLVSLGIIAVNLPPCKKTGDNVQ comes from the coding sequence TGTGTAAAAATCGGATATGAAATGTTTCAGGTGACGGGAGCGGGCAGTCAGATTTTATTTGCGGGCTGCCGCTTTTTCCTGGCGGGAGTTCTTACATTCTTAATGGCCTGTCTGCTGGAGCGGCGGGTCGTGAGGATCAAACGATCTTCCGTGCCTTATGTATTTGGACAGGGAGTCCTTCAGACCACGATCCAGTATGTCTGCTTTTATATTGGGCTTTCAAATACCACTGGATCCAAGGGATCGGTGATCAATGCCTCGAACGCCTTTTTTTCTATTATTATGGCGCATTTTCTGCTGAAATCAGAGAAGATCACTTGGAGGAAGGCCCTTGGCTGTGTGGTCGGTTTCGCGGGAGTGATCGTGATCAATCTGGCGCCGGGCGCTTGGGGAAGCGGCTTCCATCTGGCGGGAGAGGGGCTGATCCTGCTCTGCTCCTTTGCCTACGGGACCAGTTCTGTTACCTTGAAAATGATTTCTGATAAGGAAAGTCCAGCCGCGATCACGGCGTATCAGCTATTGTTTGGAGGCGCGCTTTTGATCCTGATCGGAGTGATGACGGGAGGAAGAGTAGGGCATTTTACACTTAAGTCCGCGGCGCTCCTATTTTATCTGGCCTTATTATCCACGATCGCCTTTACCTTGTGGGCAGAACTTTTGAAATATAATCCGGTAGGCCGGGTGGCGGTATTCGGCTTTAGTATTCCAGTATTTGGAGTAGCGCTGTCAGCGCTGCTGCTGGGGGAAGATATTTTCCGGTTTCAAAATCTGGCGGCCCTTGTATTGGTAAGTCTGGGGATTATTGCGGTGAATCTGCCGCCTTGCAAAAAGACCGGGGATAACGTACAATAG